The genome window AGGAAGGTGTTCTCGTTGCGCATGGTGTAGGGGTGCAGGATCAGGCCCTTGGCGTGCGCGTCGGCGACGAGGGTGGTCGGCGTGGTGAGGTTGCCGGCCGAGTCGCGCGGGATGATCAGGTCGAGCGTGGGGCCGATGCCGTTGGCATAGGAGGCGATCCAGGCGAGGCCGGCCGGCTTGACCAGGTCGGCGACGGTGCGCGGGTCACCGGCCTCGACGAAGTCCCAGGGACGGGTGGCGGCGCCGGAGAGCAGGACGACCAGCGGGCTGTCGACCAGGCGGTTCAGGCGCTGGATGCTGCCCGGCTCGAACGACTGCAGGAAGACCGGGGAGTTCTTCTTGTGCCGGTCGTACTTGCGCAGCAGCTTGGCGAGCGGCTCCTCCAGACCGAGGCCCAGCTTGCGGAAGTAGGTGGGGTGCTTGGTCTCGACGTGCAGCCAGATCCGCCTGCCCCGCTTCCTGCCCTCCTTGTCGGCCCAGCGCAGGACCTCCTCGAAGGAGGGGATCTCCCAGCGGCCGTCGTAGAGGGTGTTCTCCTGCCGGTTGCCCGGGATGCGCTCCTTGGCGCGCAGGGTCTTCAGCTCGGCGAGGGTGAAGTCCTCGGTGAACCAGCCGGTGTAGGTGACCCCGTCGACGACCTTGGTGGTCTTGCGGCCCGTGAACTCGGGGTGCGCGGCGACATCGGTCGTCCCGGTGATGTCGTTCTCGTGACGGCATACGAGATGGCCGTCCTTGGTGGGCACGAGGTCCTGCTCGATGACGTGCGCGCCGAGGTCCAGGGCGAGCTGGTACGAGCCGAGGGTGTGCTCCGGGCGGTAGCCGCTGGCCCCGCGGTGGGCGATGATCGTCGGCACGGGCAGGCCCCGGTAGCCGCCGCCCGAGTGACCGGCCGTCTTCGTGTCCGGCTTCGCGCCCGCCTCCGTCTCGTCGGCCCGCGCCGTGGCCGGCAGTCCGAGGACCGCTCCGCCCGCGCCGAGCACCGCGGCACCGAGCAGCGCCCGCCGGCCCGCCCCGCGTCCCTGCTCGTCCGAGTCCTGCGACTGCCGCGACCCCTGCGTCCCCATGAACGGCTCCTCCACCGTGATGCCCTGCACCTGTCAAAGCGGGACGATCGTAGGTGTCCTGAGGTGACCGCCGGGAGACCTGGG of Streptomyces phaeolivaceus contains these proteins:
- a CDS encoding glycerophosphodiester phosphodiesterase; protein product: MGTQGSRQSQDSDEQGRGAGRRALLGAAVLGAGGAVLGLPATARADETEAGAKPDTKTAGHSGGGYRGLPVPTIIAHRGASGYRPEHTLGSYQLALDLGAHVIEQDLVPTKDGHLVCRHENDITGTTDVAAHPEFTGRKTTKVVDGVTYTGWFTEDFTLAELKTLRAKERIPGNRQENTLYDGRWEIPSFEEVLRWADKEGRKRGRRIWLHVETKHPTYFRKLGLGLEEPLAKLLRKYDRHKKNSPVFLQSFEPGSIQRLNRLVDSPLVVLLSGAATRPWDFVEAGDPRTVADLVKPAGLAWIASYANGIGPTLDLIIPRDSAGNLTTPTTLVADAHAKGLILHPYTMRNENTFLPANFRKGTDPNAYGDAFGAFKVYFDTGIDGIFTDNPDTGLLAHAVFVNG